TTAGCCCGGATTATATTATCACGCTTGCTGGGTGATAGTTATCTGAAGAAAGATAAGAAGGAGCAATAGTTATGGAAATAACACCTGATGCCATTATCTATTTTCAGTGGAATGGCATTCATTTAAATGCCACTATCGTATTTACCTGGGTAGTAATGATTGTATTAGTACTAATTAGCTGGTTGGCTACAAAAGATTTAAAGGTAGGACATGACATTAGTCGCTGGCAGATTGCCCTGGAAGTAATAATCACCTATATCCGTCAACAGATTAAAGAAATTACCCGGCAAAATCCGGATCAATTTATTCCTTTTTTGGGCAGCCTCTTTTTATTTATTTCCATTTCTAACCTGCTCGCTATTGTTCCCGGGTATCATCCGCCTACTTCTTCACTGTCAACGACAGCAGCTCTGGCGGTTTGTGTATTTTTTGCCATTCCCATCTTCGGAATTGCCAAAGTTGGTGTCAAGAATTATTTAAAGCAATATCTGGAACCATCTGTTCTAATGCTGCCTTTTA
This region of Atribacterota bacterium genomic DNA includes:
- a CDS encoding F0F1 ATP synthase subunit A, giving the protein MEITPDAIIYFQWNGIHLNATIVFTWVVMIVLVLISWLATKDLKVGHDISRWQIALEVIITYIRQQIKEITRQNPDQFIPFLGSLFLFISISNLLAIVPGYHPPTSSLSTTAALAVCVFFAIPIFGIAKVGVKNYLKQYLEPSVLMLPFNIIGELSRTLALAVRLFGNIMSGTLIAGILLIIAPLFLPIIMQVLGLLIGQIQAYIFTVLATVYIASATQAEGELYQKNNNEGSEKNE